Proteins from a single region of Chryseomicrobium sp. FSL W7-1435:
- a CDS encoding Na(+)/H(+) antiporter subunit F1 — MNMFLWIAVGVISLSLVGFLYRLIKGPSTPDRVIALDSMGVGLITLVGLFSILFDSPFFLEVVLLLAIIAYIGTVAFSKFTEKGVIIENDRDANQ, encoded by the coding sequence ATGAACATGTTCCTCTGGATTGCTGTTGGTGTCATTAGTTTAAGTCTAGTCGGATTTCTTTATCGACTGATAAAAGGTCCGTCGACTCCTGACCGCGTGATTGCACTTGACTCAATGGGTGTAGGATTGATTACTCTTGTCGGATTGTTTTCTATTCTCTTTGATTCTCCTTTCTTTTTAGAAGTCGTGCTACTCCTAGCTATCATTGCCTATATCGGTACAGTAGCATTCTCTAAATTTACAGAGAAGGGAGTGATTATTGAAAATGACCGAGATGCTAATCAATAG
- a CDS encoding NifU family protein, with the protein MTDTMNEQVQEVLDKLRPFLLRDGGDCELVDIEDGIVKLRLLGACGTCPSSTITLKAGIERALLEEVPGVVEVEQVF; encoded by the coding sequence ATGACTGATACAATGAATGAACAAGTTCAAGAAGTACTCGATAAATTACGCCCATTCCTACTCCGCGATGGTGGGGACTGTGAATTAGTAGATATTGAAGACGGTATCGTAAAATTACGTCTCCTAGGCGCATGTGGTACATGCCCAAGTTCAACGATTACACTAAAAGCTGGTATTGAACGCGCATTACTTGAAGAAGTACCAGGTGTAGTAGAAGTTGAGCAAGTATTTTAA
- a CDS encoding leucyl aminopeptidase, producing MIILTNEVNLAEIQYETLVVGLSTHSEQVEGWDAFTSTFGPQITDLIKSKDLSTKEKEITTFHVATDSSVKRILFVGLGNRKKLTEESLRQLFGRVGKTLLKKSYSEVSILVPSFVNEELSEQDVAFLAGEGLGMGTYQVLDYKTTVHDTDFDLAAVELLSQADEQEIVSYFEVGLVYSEAVNEARTLVNMPGNILTASELGEYARELGEEYGFETHILGKEEIEELGMGALLAVNQGSVEEPRLIVLKHQATDNWEDPIALVGKGITFDTGGYSLKPKDGIVGMKGDMGGAAAVLGAMRIIGETKPNKNVIAVIASTDNMVSGNAFKPDDVITSMSGKTIEILNTDAEGRLVLADAVTYAKQQGATAIVDVATLTGGVIVALGMDKTGALTNDEALFEEFMEASIETGEFVWRLPLTESDKKRIRKSEVADLNNSPGRDGHMIFGGGFVGEFAENTPWIHLDIAGTSGTPSEHDLGPKGGTGVMVRTLASFVERLATEDN from the coding sequence GTGATTATTTTAACAAATGAAGTAAATTTAGCTGAAATTCAATACGAAACGTTAGTAGTCGGTCTAAGCACACACAGTGAACAAGTCGAAGGCTGGGACGCATTCACAAGCACATTTGGTCCACAGATTACTGACCTTATTAAATCAAAAGATCTTTCTACAAAAGAAAAAGAAATTACAACTTTCCACGTGGCAACTGATTCATCGGTCAAACGCATTTTATTCGTGGGACTTGGAAACCGTAAAAAGCTTACAGAAGAAAGCCTACGTCAATTATTTGGTCGTGTAGGGAAAACGTTACTTAAGAAAAGCTATTCAGAAGTTTCAATTTTAGTGCCTTCGTTCGTTAACGAAGAACTTTCTGAACAAGATGTAGCTTTCTTGGCTGGAGAAGGGCTAGGCATGGGAACTTACCAAGTACTTGATTACAAAACAACTGTCCATGATACAGATTTTGATTTAGCAGCTGTTGAACTTCTTAGCCAAGCAGATGAGCAAGAGATCGTGTCTTACTTTGAAGTCGGTCTAGTTTATTCAGAAGCTGTGAATGAAGCACGCACGCTTGTTAATATGCCAGGAAACATTCTGACAGCGTCAGAGCTTGGGGAGTACGCACGTGAGCTTGGAGAAGAATATGGTTTTGAGACGCATATTCTTGGAAAAGAAGAAATTGAAGAGCTTGGTATGGGAGCCCTTCTCGCTGTTAATCAGGGATCTGTAGAAGAGCCACGTTTGATCGTGTTAAAGCATCAGGCAACTGATAATTGGGAAGACCCAATCGCTTTAGTCGGTAAGGGAATCACGTTTGATACAGGTGGTTATTCTTTAAAGCCTAAAGACGGTATTGTTGGGATGAAAGGCGATATGGGAGGAGCTGCTGCAGTTCTTGGTGCGATGCGCATCATCGGAGAAACGAAGCCGAACAAGAACGTTATTGCAGTCATCGCTTCTACAGATAACATGGTTTCAGGGAATGCGTTTAAACCTGATGATGTGATCACTTCCATGAGTGGAAAAACAATTGAAATCTTAAATACAGATGCAGAAGGACGCTTAGTCCTTGCAGACGCAGTTACGTATGCAAAACAACAAGGGGCTACAGCTATCGTAGACGTAGCAACATTGACAGGTGGCGTCATCGTAGCACTTGGTATGGATAAAACAGGCGCTTTAACAAATGATGAAGCTCTTTTCGAAGAATTTATGGAAGCTTCTATCGAAACAGGTGAATTTGTATGGCGTTTACCACTGACGGAAAGCGATAAAAAGCGAATCCGTAAGAGTGAAGTGGCAGACTTAAACAATTCACCAGGCCGTGATGGTCATATGATCTTTGGTGGAGGATTCGTCGGAGAGTTTGCAGAAAATACACCTTGGATTCACTTAGACATTGCTGGCACTTCAGGAACACCAAGTGAGCATGATTTAGGACCTAAAGGTGGTACAGGTGTTATGGTACGAACACTTGCCTCATTCGTTGAGCGTTTAGCAACAGAAGACAACTAA
- a CDS encoding Na+/H+ antiporter subunit D, translating into MINLVVLPIIVPLLIGTVLLLFRNNLTVQRIGGIVGALLTLVISVVLLTKVYTDGIQVVTLGSWDAPFGISLVSDMLSVLLVTSSSLITFVVLWYSVYALGEERERFFFYPAVLFMLSGINGAFTTGDIFNLFVFFEVFLMASYVLIALGGKRIQLRESMKYIIVNVVAAALFVITIGYIYSVAGTLNMADLSVKLGEIGSMGVISTIAIMFLVVFGIKAGIFPLYFWLPGAYYAPPLPILALFGALLTKVGIYSIARVYTLIFTTDVAFTHDMLMMLAIATIIFGSIGALAYMDIKKIIIYNIVIAVGVILFGFAAFNTTAVTGATLYLVHDMLVKALLFLMIGVLILITGKTNLREMGGLIRHYPTLGWTYLVAVFALAGIPPLSGFAGKILIIQGGLEGGFVWQSIVVAASTMVVLLSAIRIFIYAFWGSEKPFNAPPKKAYSQYMAPVVVLFVLVMGYGVFIEFLTPFFLEAGRQLMDPSFYVDAVLGGNN; encoded by the coding sequence TTGATTAATTTAGTCGTTCTTCCAATCATCGTCCCGCTTTTGATTGGTACTGTTTTATTACTATTTAGAAATAACCTAACCGTTCAACGCATCGGAGGAATTGTCGGTGCACTACTGACATTGGTTATTTCCGTTGTATTGCTTACAAAAGTATATACAGATGGCATACAAGTTGTAACATTAGGTAGCTGGGATGCTCCATTTGGTATCTCACTCGTCTCAGATATGTTGAGTGTACTTTTAGTCACCTCTTCGTCTCTCATCACATTCGTCGTGCTGTGGTATTCTGTCTATGCATTAGGTGAAGAGCGAGAACGCTTCTTCTTCTACCCTGCTGTTCTCTTTATGTTATCTGGGATCAACGGGGCATTTACAACAGGAGATATATTCAACCTATTTGTATTCTTTGAGGTATTCTTGATGGCTTCTTATGTGTTAATTGCACTTGGAGGTAAACGAATCCAACTGCGCGAATCGATGAAATATATCATTGTAAACGTAGTGGCTGCCGCTCTATTTGTCATTACCATTGGATACATCTATTCAGTAGCTGGAACATTAAATATGGCCGATTTATCAGTAAAGCTTGGAGAAATCGGAAGCATGGGCGTAATTTCTACGATTGCTATCATGTTCTTGGTAGTGTTCGGAATTAAAGCTGGGATCTTTCCACTTTATTTCTGGTTACCAGGCGCATATTATGCCCCTCCCCTTCCAATACTCGCATTATTTGGTGCGTTATTAACGAAGGTTGGGATTTACAGCATTGCACGCGTCTATACACTCATCTTTACAACAGATGTTGCATTCACACATGACATGTTAATGATGTTGGCGATCGCCACCATTATTTTTGGTAGCATAGGAGCGCTCGCTTATATGGATATCAAAAAGATCATCATCTACAATATCGTCATTGCAGTAGGTGTCATCCTATTTGGTTTTGCAGCGTTTAACACCACTGCCGTAACAGGCGCTACGCTTTATCTTGTCCATGATATGTTAGTGAAGGCTCTTCTCTTCCTCATGATCGGGGTGCTGATTCTTATTACTGGCAAGACAAACTTGCGAGAAATGGGTGGTCTGATTCGTCACTATCCGACTCTAGGATGGACCTATTTGGTTGCTGTATTTGCACTTGCAGGTATTCCACCTCTAAGTGGTTTTGCCGGTAAGATTTTAATTATTCAAGGTGGATTAGAAGGCGGGTTTGTTTGGCAGTCGATTGTAGTTGCAGCTTCAACAATGGTCGTATTGTTATCTGCGATTCGTATCTTCATCTACGCTTTTTGGGGTAGTGAGAAACCCTTCAACGCTCCTCCTAAAAAAGCGTATAGCCAATACATGGCTCCAGTAGTTGTATTATTTGTTCTCGTAATGGGTTACGGAGTATTCATCGAGTTCTTGACACCCTTCTTCTTAGAAGCGGGCCGTCAATTAATGGATCCTTCATTCTATGTGGATGCAGTGTTAGGAGGGAACAACTAA
- a CDS encoding divergent PAP2 family protein, whose amino-acid sequence MEIFQNIPLWTALFAIFFAQFVKIPIHYLVSRKVDAALFTSTGGMPSSHSAAVTALTTAVAFEEGLDSTMFGISAIFAVIVMFDATGVRFQAGQQAIIINQLRADLHNFYEHTKDWPKKKEEEKIQELKTLLGHKPIEVFMGALTGIAISVILYSLIL is encoded by the coding sequence ATGGAAATTTTTCAAAATATCCCTTTATGGACAGCACTATTTGCCATTTTTTTCGCTCAGTTCGTGAAGATACCTATTCATTATTTAGTATCTCGTAAAGTGGATGCTGCTCTTTTTACATCTACCGGAGGAATGCCTAGTTCCCACTCAGCTGCGGTAACTGCCCTGACAACAGCAGTAGCATTTGAAGAAGGCCTCGATTCTACCATGTTTGGTATTTCAGCCATATTCGCTGTAATTGTCATGTTCGATGCAACAGGCGTTCGTTTCCAAGCTGGGCAACAAGCCATTATCATTAATCAACTACGGGCAGATCTTCACAATTTCTATGAGCATACAAAGGATTGGCCTAAAAAGAAAGAAGAAGAAAAGATTCAAGAACTTAAAACTTTATTAGGCCATAAGCCGATTGAAGTGTTCATGGGTGCTTTAACGGGAATTGCTATTTCGGTCATTCTTTATTCGCTGATACTATAA
- a CDS encoding Na(+)/H(+) antiporter subunit B: MKSNDLILQTTTRVTFFIIFLFSIHIFFAGHYTPGGGFVGGLLMASAIVLLLLAYDFKTVKEVLPFNYLAMTAIGMIVAVLTAAGAIVFNVPFFTHWYDYFDIPLLGETSIHTALFFDIGVYLVVVGITLTIIEMMGGDN, translated from the coding sequence ATGAAGTCGAATGATTTAATTTTACAGACGACCACACGCGTCACATTCTTCATTATCTTCCTGTTCTCGATTCATATCTTCTTTGCAGGACACTACACGCCAGGTGGAGGATTTGTCGGTGGCCTTCTGATGGCATCGGCGATTGTACTCCTTCTACTTGCGTATGATTTTAAAACTGTAAAGGAAGTACTTCCTTTCAATTATCTCGCCATGACAGCTATTGGTATGATTGTTGCAGTTTTAACTGCAGCTGGAGCTATTGTATTTAATGTCCCTTTCTTCACACATTGGTACGACTATTTTGATATTCCTTTACTTGGTGAGACATCGATTCATACTGCCCTATTTTTTGATATTGGGGTATACCTAGTCGTTGTTGGAATAACACTTACAATTATTGAAATGATGGGAGGCGACAACTGA
- a CDS encoding iron-sulfur cluster assembly accessory protein, protein MTHVVDLTEAAAFRVKEMMEHNEEQGAFLRVSVNGGGCSGLSYGMSFTHEKAIDDREDQQHEVPIVVAEEDAGILMGTKIDYKQSLMGGGFTIENPNAIANCGCGSSFRTATKQGTPENC, encoded by the coding sequence ATGACTCACGTAGTGGATCTGACCGAAGCGGCAGCGTTTCGTGTTAAAGAGATGATGGAACACAACGAAGAACAAGGGGCGTTCCTCCGAGTTTCTGTGAACGGTGGAGGATGCAGTGGTTTATCCTATGGCATGAGCTTTACACACGAAAAAGCGATAGATGACCGAGAAGACCAGCAGCATGAGGTGCCAATAGTTGTAGCTGAAGAAGACGCTGGCATCTTGATGGGTACTAAGATTGATTACAAGCAATCACTCATGGGTGGCGGTTTCACAATCGAAAATCCAAATGCCATCGCAAACTGTGGCTGTGGTTCTTCATTCCGTACAGCAACGAAGCAAGGTACTCCTGAAAATTGTTAA
- a CDS encoding NUDIX hydrolase, translating to MSRKERGNVWLGVAGIVINSKGEWLVVQKRYGGLNGKWSLPAGFVEGNETVDQAVLREIKEETGIDANVIQLIGFRSGVIKEKISDNMAIFFLKPVDSEQQPHPQLEELYEARWMTPEQLLADERTTTMIKVFLRVNQDAGFETREGLDPGPVFGYSSYKLFTASEHD from the coding sequence ATGTCACGTAAAGAAAGAGGCAACGTCTGGTTAGGTGTTGCAGGGATTGTGATCAACTCTAAAGGTGAATGGCTCGTTGTTCAAAAGCGGTACGGTGGGCTGAATGGAAAATGGTCTTTGCCAGCAGGATTTGTAGAAGGGAATGAAACCGTTGATCAAGCGGTACTCAGAGAGATTAAAGAAGAAACAGGAATCGATGCAAACGTTATACAGCTAATAGGTTTCCGAAGCGGTGTGATTAAAGAGAAAATTAGTGACAACATGGCTATCTTCTTCTTGAAGCCAGTAGATTCGGAACAGCAACCACATCCTCAACTTGAAGAGTTATATGAAGCCCGCTGGATGACACCTGAGCAGTTATTAGCAGATGAGCGAACTACGACGATGATAAAGGTGTTTTTACGAGTCAATCAAGATGCTGGCTTCGAAACACGTGAAGGGCTGGATCCAGGTCCGGTATTTGGGTACAGCAGTTATAAACTGTTCACAGCATCAGAACACGACTAA
- a CDS encoding YuiB family protein — MDFSLPQLIISMLLFVVMFFGIGFLLNMLLRMTWFMAIVYPIVVILIIDDVGFFDYFVQPVTAFTALVTKISNLHVADYVILGGGLLGAIIAGLVSRYLRKNGYQMF; from the coding sequence ATGGACTTTTCATTGCCGCAACTGATTATATCAATGTTGCTTTTCGTTGTAATGTTTTTTGGAATAGGTTTTTTATTAAATATGTTATTGCGCATGACGTGGTTTATGGCAATTGTATACCCAATCGTTGTAATACTGATTATTGATGATGTTGGATTTTTCGATTACTTTGTTCAACCAGTCACTGCCTTTACAGCATTAGTGACTAAAATCTCTAATCTTCACGTAGCGGATTACGTTATTTTGGGTGGAGGACTTCTAGGGGCCATTATTGCCGGTCTTGTTAGTCGCTATCTTCGTAAAAACGGCTATCAAATGTTTTAA
- a CDS encoding Na+/H+ antiporter subunit E, translated as MAIQILLNVFIAFVWMFLSNSFTAATFIIGYILGLVMLFMLRRFFSTRFYLERVVAVAKLILLFLKELVVSNIAVLRVILKPKMNIRPAIFELETQLKEGWEITLLSLLITLTPGTVVINISEDRTKLYVHTLDLDDVEDTVNSIRNTFEKAIMEVSR; from the coding sequence ATGGCAATTCAAATACTGTTAAATGTGTTTATAGCATTTGTTTGGATGTTCCTATCCAACTCATTTACAGCTGCTACATTTATTATTGGGTACATTTTAGGTCTAGTCATGTTATTCATGCTTCGCCGTTTCTTTTCAACCCGTTTTTATCTGGAACGCGTTGTGGCGGTTGCCAAGTTGATCTTGCTGTTCCTCAAAGAATTGGTAGTCTCAAATATTGCGGTTCTTCGAGTGATTTTAAAGCCGAAAATGAATATCCGACCGGCCATCTTTGAGTTAGAAACACAGTTGAAAGAAGGTTGGGAGATCACATTATTATCTCTTTTAATTACATTAACTCCTGGAACAGTCGTTATTAACATCTCAGAAGATCGCACAAAACTATATGTGCATACACTTGATTTAGATGATGTAGAAGATACAGTAAATTCTATTCGTAACACATTCGAAAAAGCAATTATGGAGGTGAGTCGCTAA
- a CDS encoding Na(+)/H(+) antiporter subunit C — MEIMMAIIAGFLFSAATYLILSKSLLRIIIGTGLLSHGTHLLLLTMGGLGGNKPPVVGEGVTVADYADPLPQALILTAIVIAFGVTAFALVLAYRTYQEIGTDNMDHMKGRGEID, encoded by the coding sequence ATGGAAATCATGATGGCGATAATAGCCGGATTCTTATTCAGTGCAGCAACCTATTTGATTCTTTCAAAAAGTTTATTGCGCATTATCATCGGAACAGGCTTATTGAGTCATGGAACTCACCTTCTTCTTTTAACAATGGGTGGATTAGGAGGAAACAAACCTCCCGTTGTTGGTGAAGGAGTAACCGTTGCAGATTATGCAGATCCACTCCCACAAGCTTTGATACTAACTGCAATTGTAATCGCATTTGGTGTAACAGCTTTTGCACTTGTTCTTGCTTACCGTACGTACCAAGAAATTGGAACGGATAATATGGACCATATGAAAGGCAGGGGTGAAATTGATTAA
- a CDS encoding NAD(P)/FAD-dependent oxidoreductase: MQKLVLLGGGYGNMRILLRLLPNNLPSDVEITLIDRTSFHSLKTEFYALAAGTVSDNDVRVSFPVSERLHMKYGEVIEIDSENKEVLLEGGEAVKYDDLVVGLGCEDKYHGVPGADIYTMSIQTIGKSRQTYRTLGDLPSNSIVGIVGAGLSGIELASELRESRPDLRIKLFDRSPRILRDFPERLSNYVKKWFDENEVEVISNSNITKVEEKMLHNHDETIPVDAVVWTAGIQPVAPVRMLPGEKDSSGRVILAPHHHLPLDDHIYVVGDCASLPFAPSAQLAEEQAEQIVHVLKAKWNGETLPEKLPDIKLKGFMGSLGKKQGFAYLADMSVTGRIARLMKSGLLWYYKKHNG, from the coding sequence ATGCAAAAATTAGTACTGCTCGGTGGCGGCTACGGAAATATGCGTATTTTGTTGCGCTTACTACCAAATAATTTACCGTCAGATGTTGAAATCACTTTGATTGATCGCACATCTTTCCACAGTTTAAAAACTGAATTTTATGCACTTGCTGCAGGAACTGTTTCTGATAACGATGTTCGTGTATCATTTCCAGTGAGTGAAAGACTTCATATGAAATATGGAGAAGTTATTGAGATTGACTCTGAAAACAAAGAAGTCCTACTTGAGGGTGGGGAAGCTGTTAAGTATGATGATTTAGTCGTTGGGTTAGGCTGTGAAGACAAGTATCACGGAGTTCCTGGGGCAGATATCTACACGATGAGTATTCAAACAATCGGTAAATCTCGCCAAACGTATCGGACACTTGGAGATCTACCTTCGAATTCCATAGTGGGAATCGTTGGAGCTGGTCTTAGTGGGATTGAGCTGGCAAGTGAATTACGTGAATCTCGTCCAGACTTGCGTATTAAACTGTTTGATCGCAGTCCACGAATTCTTCGTGACTTCCCAGAGCGCTTAAGTAATTACGTCAAGAAATGGTTCGATGAAAACGAAGTCGAAGTCATTAGCAATTCCAATATCACTAAAGTCGAAGAAAAAATGTTGCATAACCACGATGAAACGATTCCAGTGGATGCAGTAGTTTGGACAGCTGGGATTCAACCAGTTGCACCTGTTCGCATGTTACCAGGAGAGAAAGATAGTTCGGGGCGTGTTATTTTAGCACCTCACCATCATTTGCCTCTTGATGACCATATTTATGTCGTAGGTGACTGTGCTTCGTTACCATTTGCACCTAGTGCACAGCTTGCTGAAGAACAAGCTGAACAAATCGTCCATGTACTTAAAGCTAAATGGAACGGCGAGACGCTTCCTGAAAAACTACCAGATATTAAGTTGAAGGGCTTCATGGGCTCCCTCGGAAAGAAACAAGGATTCGCATACCTTGCAGATATGTCTGTAACAGGTCGCATCGCACGTCTAATGAAATCCGGATTACTATGGTATTACAAAAAGCATAATGGTTAA
- a CDS encoding YuiA family protein, whose product MTQFRKPANPTHCPYCKGNGYFQLRLGGSETCTVCQGSGRK is encoded by the coding sequence ATGACACAATTCAGAAAACCAGCAAATCCAACTCATTGCCCATACTGTAAAGGGAACGGCTATTTCCAACTGCGCCTAGGCGGCTCTGAGACTTGTACGGTATGCCAAGGATCAGGCAGAAAATAA
- the mnhG gene encoding monovalent cation/H(+) antiporter subunit G produces the protein MTEMLINSLIILFITVGVFFILVTAIGLIRLPDVYSRAHAASKSATLGVMAILIGVFLHFWLIEDNFNPRIILGIVFLFITGPVGGHMMAKAAYFSGVPLAKETVRDDMEALVAKDATKKEQL, from the coding sequence ATGACCGAGATGCTAATCAATAGTCTAATCATTCTCTTTATCACAGTTGGCGTTTTCTTTATCCTAGTAACAGCAATCGGGTTGATTCGATTACCCGATGTCTATAGCCGGGCACATGCCGCTTCAAAAAGCGCCACACTGGGTGTCATGGCCATCTTAATCGGTGTTTTTCTTCACTTCTGGTTAATTGAAGACAATTTTAATCCACGCATTATCTTGGGGATTGTCTTCCTCTTTATCACAGGACCTGTAGGAGGACATATGATGGCAAAAGCCGCATACTTCTCTGGTGTCCCGTTAGCAAAAGAAACCGTTAGAGATGATATGGAGGCATTAGTGGCAAAAGACGCCACAAAAAAAGAGCAGCTCTAG
- a CDS encoding NAD(P)/FAD-dependent oxidoreductase has protein sequence MNRPKILILGAGYGGLSTAVNLQKKLNANDADITLINKNDYHYESTWLHEAAAGTLSPEDVRYDIKSVLNGDRVEFVQAAVTGIDVNARKISTDRGEHTYDYLVIGLGFEGETFGIEGLDKYALSIANVGAARQIRQHIEYQFAMWSQDEVKDDSRLTIVVGGAGFTGIEFLGELGNRIPELCKEYDVPQEKVRVLCVEAAPMVLPGFDPELVDYAIRHLEAKGIEFSIGTPVVQATPEGVKIKTGEEQFDFIKAGTVVWAAGVRGNRLIETSGIENMRARVKVDKDMRAPGFPDVFIVGDCALLINEEVNRPYPPTAQIAMQQAETIADNLMSLMKNEETHAFVPQLKGSVCSLGEHDAIGDVMGRKITGTKAAIMKKVIDNRALYMIGGAPLVMKKGKLNLL, from the coding sequence ATGAATAGACCTAAGATTTTAATTCTAGGAGCAGGCTATGGCGGACTTTCAACTGCCGTAAATCTACAAAAAAAATTAAATGCAAATGATGCAGATATCACATTAATCAACAAAAATGACTATCATTATGAGTCGACTTGGTTGCACGAAGCAGCAGCAGGTACACTTTCTCCTGAAGATGTACGTTATGACATCAAAAGCGTTTTAAACGGCGATAGAGTGGAATTTGTTCAAGCAGCTGTTACTGGTATCGATGTGAATGCTCGAAAAATTTCAACTGACCGAGGCGAGCATACTTATGACTATCTAGTTATTGGACTTGGTTTTGAAGGCGAAACATTCGGCATTGAAGGCTTAGACAAATATGCGTTATCTATTGCAAACGTTGGCGCAGCTCGTCAAATTCGTCAACATATCGAGTACCAATTCGCTATGTGGTCTCAAGATGAAGTGAAAGATGACAGTCGTCTAACTATCGTTGTAGGTGGAGCAGGCTTTACAGGAATTGAATTCCTTGGAGAGCTTGGCAACCGCATTCCAGAACTATGCAAAGAATATGATGTACCCCAAGAAAAAGTGCGTGTTCTTTGTGTAGAAGCTGCACCAATGGTACTTCCTGGATTTGATCCAGAACTAGTAGATTATGCAATACGTCATTTAGAAGCAAAAGGCATTGAATTCTCGATTGGAACACCAGTTGTTCAAGCTACTCCTGAAGGTGTTAAAATCAAAACTGGCGAAGAACAGTTTGATTTCATTAAAGCAGGTACAGTTGTATGGGCTGCTGGAGTTCGAGGCAACCGTCTAATTGAAACATCAGGTATCGAAAACATGCGTGCTCGTGTCAAAGTTGACAAAGACATGCGTGCTCCAGGATTCCCAGATGTCTTTATTGTTGGAGACTGCGCATTGTTGATCAATGAAGAAGTTAACCGTCCATACCCACCAACAGCTCAAATTGCTATGCAACAAGCAGAAACAATTGCAGACAACTTAATGTCTCTAATGAAAAATGAAGAGACGCATGCATTTGTGCCACAATTAAAAGGTTCTGTTTGTTCACTTGGTGAGCATGATGCAATCGGTGACGTGATGGGTCGTAAAATCACAGGAACTAAAGCAGCTATCATGAAAAAAGTCATCGATAACCGTGCTTTGTACATGATCGGTGGAGCACCACTTGTTATGAAAAAAGGTAAATTGAACTTACTATAA
- a CDS encoding YuzD family protein, whose translation MKEITLRVYGADVICASCVNAPSSKDTYEWLEAAIARKFVDHNITFHYVDIEQQSQRDVDGEYIEQIQNDELFYPLVTIEDEVIGEGYIQLKPVYSALEQHGYVTAE comes from the coding sequence ATGAAGGAAATTACTTTGAGAGTGTATGGGGCAGATGTGATTTGTGCGAGCTGTGTCAATGCTCCCTCATCTAAAGATACCTATGAGTGGTTAGAGGCAGCGATTGCACGTAAATTTGTTGATCACAACATTACTTTTCACTATGTGGATATCGAGCAACAATCACAGAGAGACGTGGATGGCGAGTATATTGAGCAAATTCAAAACGACGAGTTGTTTTATCCATTAGTTACGATTGAAGATGAAGTTATTGGTGAAGGTTACATCCAGTTAAAGCCTGTGTATTCGGCATTAGAGCAACATGGGTATGTAACTGCGGAATAA